A part of Geothrix oryzae genomic DNA contains:
- the bioD gene encoding dethiobiotin synthase, translating to MLDLDSLPHPLWVLGTGTGVGKTHVSSRIAQAWAAHGPVTYRKPFQTGVDRADHPDADATAVRGPGIATESHVLLKEPLSPLAAAQREGQVLDLDATARWCLRPAEGRVLLEGVGGLMVPLAPKTHFLGWSTDLKVPCVLVALGGLGTLNHTLLSAEALMLRGWRIEAVLLNPGADGTDPAIAEENARILRGFLPIHIHVVN from the coding sequence ATGCTCGATCTGGATTCCCTTCCCCATCCCCTGTGGGTTCTCGGCACCGGCACGGGGGTGGGGAAGACGCATGTCTCCTCCCGCATCGCGCAGGCCTGGGCGGCCCACGGCCCCGTCACCTATCGCAAGCCCTTCCAGACGGGCGTGGACAGGGCCGACCACCCTGATGCCGACGCCACGGCCGTGCGCGGTCCGGGCATCGCCACCGAGAGCCATGTCCTGCTGAAGGAACCCCTGTCCCCGCTGGCCGCGGCCCAGCGTGAAGGCCAAGTCCTCGACCTCGACGCCACTGCCCGCTGGTGCCTGCGCCCCGCCGAAGGACGCGTGCTGCTCGAAGGCGTCGGCGGCCTCATGGTGCCCCTGGCCCCGAAGACCCACTTCCTCGGCTGGTCCACGGATCTGAAGGTGCCCTGCGTGCTGGTGGCCCTGGGCGGCCTCGGCACGCTGAACCACACGCTGCTGTCCGCCGAGGCCCTCATGCTCCGCGGCTGGCGCATCGAGGCCGTGCTGCTCAATCCCGGCGCGGATGGCACGGATCCCGCCATCGCCGAGGAGAACGCCCGCATCCTGCGCGGATTTCTCCCAATCCACATCCATGTCGTGAATTAA
- a CDS encoding fumarylacetoacetate hydrolase family protein, whose protein sequence is MKLVTFLQAGIEKIGAVMPEGRLLDFAAAEPRLAVDMLTLIRRQDELMPLARALAAAPPPAALLDPATIRLLAPLPRPVSMRDGYAFRQHVATARRNRGLEMIPEFDLFPVTYFTNHLAVTGPGEVRVQDHHLARLDFELEVAIVTGRPLKNATLAEADEAIFGYMVMNDWSARMLQMEEMKLSLGPCKGKDFATSLGPWLVTKDELKLEGTGHGEVLHAAMTCTVNGHRLSNGNADSMNWTFAQILQRTSYGIQMHPGEVIGSGTVGTGCLLELNGSKITDNLWLKAGDEVVLEIEGLGRLVNTITHVPERLVDTPASLVGGTLPDLYAGTPSGEAGD, encoded by the coding sequence ATGAAGCTGGTGACTTTCCTGCAGGCTGGAATCGAGAAGATCGGCGCCGTGATGCCGGAAGGCAGGCTCCTCGACTTCGCCGCCGCCGAACCCCGCCTGGCCGTGGACATGCTCACCCTCATCCGGCGCCAGGACGAGCTCATGCCCCTGGCCCGGGCCCTCGCCGCGGCGCCGCCTCCCGCAGCCCTCCTCGATCCCGCCACCATCCGCCTGCTGGCGCCCCTGCCCCGCCCGGTCTCCATGCGCGACGGCTACGCCTTCCGCCAGCATGTGGCCACCGCGCGGCGCAACCGCGGGCTGGAGATGATCCCCGAGTTCGACCTCTTCCCCGTCACCTACTTCACCAACCACCTGGCTGTGACGGGCCCCGGCGAGGTGCGGGTGCAGGATCACCACCTCGCGCGCCTCGATTTCGAGCTGGAAGTGGCCATCGTCACGGGGCGGCCCCTGAAGAACGCCACCCTGGCGGAGGCCGACGAGGCCATCTTCGGCTACATGGTGATGAACGACTGGAGCGCCCGCATGCTCCAGATGGAAGAGATGAAGCTCTCCCTCGGCCCCTGCAAGGGCAAGGACTTCGCCACCAGCCTGGGCCCCTGGCTCGTCACCAAGGACGAGCTGAAACTCGAGGGGACGGGCCACGGCGAAGTTCTCCACGCGGCCATGACCTGCACCGTGAATGGCCATCGTCTGTCCAATGGCAACGCCGACAGCATGAACTGGACCTTCGCCCAGATCCTGCAGCGCACCAGCTACGGCATCCAGATGCACCCGGGCGAGGTCATCGGCAGCGGCACCGTGGGGACGGGCTGCCTGCTGGAGCTGAACGGCTCGAAGATCACGGACAACCTCTGGCTCAAGGCCGGCGACGAGGTGGTGCTCGAGATCGAGGGCCTGGGCCGCCTGGTGAATACCATCACCCATGTGCCCGAGCGGCTGGTGGACACGCCCGCATCCCTGGTGGGCGGCACCCTCCCCGACCTCTATGCCGGGACCCCCTCCGGCGAGGCCGGGGACTGA
- the bioA gene encoding adenosylmethionine--8-amino-7-oxononanoate transaminase — protein MPTPLPPDWSDRLAFDRAHLWHPFTQMKIHEADPPVPVVGGEGCDLLLANGERVLDGISSWWTCLHGHGHPRLVSALERQAARLDHVMFAGFTHEPALELVARLRPKLPANLTRAFFSDDGSTAVEVALKMAFQAQLQRGQRGRDRFGALRGGYHGDTLGAVGVGELENFMTGLFRPLLLACERLEVPEDPRREIQPDLTGWPERLASARQEVRAFFAAHGDRLAAFIAEPLIQCAGGMRMWPPELLQELRAQCDGHGVYLILDEVATGFGRTGTFLASEQAGVAPDLLCLSKGLTGGTLPLSLTWATEEIYGHFWGEPASGRAFLHGHSYTGNATACAVACASLALFDEEPVLARAAALHEAMQAAFTDLSAHPAVRQARVLGTIGACRLVDPTTGEAHASDDRFGWHLHRRALDHGLLVRPIGDCLYLLPPLSTPPARIRDAAETLLDLL, from the coding sequence ATGCCCACGCCCCTGCCCCCCGACTGGTCCGACCGCCTGGCCTTCGACCGCGCCCACCTCTGGCACCCCTTCACGCAGATGAAGATCCACGAGGCGGATCCGCCGGTGCCGGTGGTGGGCGGCGAAGGCTGCGACCTGCTGCTGGCCAACGGCGAGCGCGTGCTGGACGGCATCTCCAGCTGGTGGACCTGCCTCCATGGCCACGGCCATCCCCGTCTGGTGAGCGCCCTTGAACGCCAGGCCGCCCGGCTCGACCATGTCATGTTCGCCGGCTTCACCCACGAGCCCGCCCTCGAGCTGGTGGCGCGGCTGCGGCCCAAGTTGCCCGCCAACCTCACCCGCGCCTTCTTCTCCGACGATGGCAGCACCGCCGTCGAAGTCGCCCTGAAGATGGCCTTCCAGGCCCAGCTGCAGCGCGGCCAGCGGGGGCGCGACCGGTTCGGCGCCCTGCGGGGCGGCTACCACGGCGATACCCTGGGCGCCGTGGGCGTGGGCGAGCTGGAGAACTTCATGACGGGCCTCTTCCGGCCCCTGCTGCTGGCCTGCGAGCGACTGGAGGTGCCCGAGGATCCGCGCCGCGAGATCCAGCCCGACCTGACCGGCTGGCCGGAGCGGCTGGCCTCCGCCCGCCAGGAGGTCCGCGCCTTCTTCGCCGCCCACGGCGACCGCCTCGCCGCCTTCATCGCCGAGCCGCTCATCCAGTGCGCGGGCGGCATGCGCATGTGGCCGCCGGAGCTGCTGCAGGAGCTGCGCGCTCAGTGCGACGGCCACGGCGTCTACCTCATCCTCGACGAGGTGGCCACGGGCTTCGGCCGCACGGGCACCTTCCTGGCCAGCGAGCAGGCCGGCGTGGCGCCCGACCTGCTCTGCCTCTCCAAGGGCCTCACGGGCGGCACGCTGCCCCTGTCCCTCACCTGGGCCACGGAGGAGATCTACGGCCATTTCTGGGGAGAGCCCGCCTCCGGCCGGGCCTTTCTCCACGGCCACAGCTACACGGGCAACGCCACGGCCTGTGCCGTCGCCTGCGCCAGCCTGGCCCTCTTCGACGAGGAACCCGTGCTGGCCCGCGCCGCGGCCCTCCACGAGGCCATGCAGGCCGCGTTCACGGATCTTTCCGCCCATCCGGCCGTGCGCCAGGCCCGCGTCCTCGGCACCATCGGCGCATGCCGCCTGGTGGATCCCACCACGGGCGAGGCCCACGCCTCCGACGACCGCTTCGGCTGGCACCTGCATCGCCGGGCCCTGGACCACGGCCTGCTGGTGCGCCCCATCGGCGACTGCCTCTACCTGCTGCCGCCCCTCAGCACGCCCCCGGCGAGGATCCGCGATGCCGCTGAAACGCTGCTGGACCTTCTCTGA
- a CDS encoding MBL fold metallo-hydrolase, translated as MRALLLATSLLLPGTTMTPSTPTTVARLETLRLGQLQVWKLQDGRISLAASLLKGIDPAEARRLLGGQDAADTPVNAYLVRMPDRTVLVDTGMGKDPEEDSGHLAEQLSAAGMAPSDIDLILITHDHFDHIGGLLKADGTRAFPKAVVAVARREHAFWTEDPSHLPERLRDRASKLKALFGVYEKAGAFRLFEDGEELAPGLRAIPAHGHTGGHAVYAFTSEGRELWCIGDLIHFGAVQFQHPEAGVAFDLDGDRAVKVRQELFRDAARRKAVLAGAHLPQIVRITPKGAGYDAARP; from the coding sequence ATGCGCGCCCTCCTCCTTGCCACGAGTCTCCTGCTGCCGGGAACCACCATGACGCCCTCCACCCCGACGACCGTTGCCCGCCTCGAGACCCTGCGCCTGGGCCAGCTGCAGGTGTGGAAGCTGCAGGACGGGCGGATCTCCCTCGCCGCATCGCTCCTCAAGGGCATCGATCCCGCGGAGGCGCGGCGGCTGCTGGGCGGCCAGGACGCCGCGGACACCCCCGTGAACGCCTACCTCGTGCGGATGCCCGACCGGACCGTCCTGGTGGACACGGGTATGGGCAAGGATCCCGAGGAGGATTCGGGCCACCTGGCGGAGCAGCTCTCGGCCGCGGGCATGGCGCCCTCGGACATCGACCTGATCCTCATCACCCACGACCACTTCGACCACATCGGCGGCCTGCTGAAGGCCGATGGTACCCGGGCCTTCCCCAAGGCGGTCGTGGCGGTGGCCCGCCGCGAGCATGCCTTCTGGACCGAGGATCCCTCGCACCTGCCCGAGCGCCTGCGGGACCGGGCGTCGAAACTGAAAGCCCTCTTTGGGGTCTACGAGAAAGCCGGTGCCTTCCGCCTCTTCGAGGACGGCGAGGAACTCGCCCCAGGGCTCCGCGCCATCCCGGCCCACGGCCATACGGGCGGCCACGCGGTCTACGCCTTCACCTCCGAGGGCCGTGAGCTCTGGTGCATCGGCGACCTCATCCACTTCGGCGCGGTGCAGTTCCAGCATCCGGAAGCGGGTGTCGCCTTCGACCTCGACGGGGACCGCGCCGTGAAGGTCCGGCAGGAGCTCTTCCGCGACGCCGCCCGTCGGAAGGCCGTGCTGGCCGGCGCCCACCTGCCGCAGATCGTGCGGATCACCCCGAAGGGTGCGGGCTACGATGCGGCCAGGCCCTGA
- a CDS encoding tetratricopeptide repeat protein produces the protein MNRNIMFALAGGLAAGALVGYFFGASSQKEAGPVVAAPTAAAPIMPAPSLGGAVAPGTPGGMPGAVLPNAETQNRMARLQAMVAADPKNHDAWVSLGNDYFDTHQPQKSVEAYAKALALKPEDPNVLTDQGVMYRQLNQFDKAVANFQKAAKLDPTHVQSLFNLGVVYAHDLQKPDEATKAWNKVLVLAPNSEQAAQARQQLSQLKK, from the coding sequence TTGAACCGGAACATCATGTTCGCCTTGGCGGGAGGACTCGCCGCGGGAGCCCTCGTGGGCTACTTCTTCGGTGCCAGCAGCCAGAAGGAGGCCGGCCCCGTGGTCGCGGCCCCCACCGCCGCCGCTCCGATCATGCCCGCCCCCTCCCTGGGTGGCGCCGTGGCGCCCGGAACCCCGGGAGGCATGCCGGGCGCCGTCCTCCCCAACGCCGAGACGCAGAACCGGATGGCCCGCCTGCAGGCCATGGTGGCCGCCGACCCGAAGAACCACGACGCCTGGGTGAGCCTGGGCAACGACTACTTCGACACCCACCAGCCGCAGAAATCCGTGGAAGCCTACGCCAAGGCCCTGGCCCTGAAGCCCGAGGATCCGAATGTCCTCACCGACCAGGGCGTGATGTACCGCCAGCTGAACCAGTTCGACAAGGCCGTCGCCAACTTCCAGAAGGCCGCCAAGCTGGATCCCACCCATGTCCAGAGCCTCTTCAACCTGGGCGTGGTCTACGCCCACGACCTGCAGAAGCCCGACGAGGCCACCAAGGCCTGGAACAAGGTGCTGGTCCTCGCGCCGAACAGCGAGCAGGCCGCCCAGGCCCGCCAGCAGCTCAGCCAGCTGAAGAAGTAG
- a CDS encoding Bax inhibitor-1/YccA family protein, which translates to MDQQQSWQGTSAGVQPRIDFVRSVYLWLMGGFAVAALGAVGALLTIPIWVPLAQGSRMFMWVLFFAQMGAIFFAKAVSRRKPLNILGYGLFTLISGFVVGIVGIAVATTSGFATVLMAFGLTGTVFLTLTVTAFVSKKDFSFLRNFVIVGIAVMFFGSLAAAIFHLETFSLIISGVAVIACSAKLLWDTSAMLRTDDLGDPAGFALALFVSLYNILIALMNLLGGRRR; encoded by the coding sequence ATGGATCAACAGCAGTCGTGGCAGGGGACTTCGGCCGGGGTGCAGCCCCGCATCGATTTTGTCCGAAGCGTCTACCTCTGGCTCATGGGCGGATTCGCGGTGGCGGCCCTGGGGGCTGTCGGGGCCTTACTGACCATCCCAATTTGGGTCCCCTTGGCTCAGGGCAGCCGCATGTTTATGTGGGTTCTGTTCTTTGCCCAGATGGGGGCGATTTTCTTTGCCAAGGCGGTGAGCCGCCGAAAGCCGTTGAATATTCTGGGATATGGGCTATTTACCCTGATTTCTGGATTTGTCGTCGGAATTGTCGGCATCGCGGTAGCTACAACCAGCGGGTTTGCAACTGTTCTGATGGCCTTTGGCCTGACTGGCACAGTGTTCCTGACCCTGACCGTCACCGCCTTCGTCTCCAAGAAGGACTTCAGCTTCCTGCGGAACTTCGTCATCGTGGGCATCGCCGTGATGTTCTTCGGCAGCCTCGCGGCGGCCATCTTCCACCTGGAGACCTTCAGCCTCATCATCTCCGGCGTGGCGGTCATCGCCTGCTCGGCGAAGCTGCTCTGGGACACTTCCGCCATGCTGCGCACGGACGATCTGGGCGATCCCGCGGGCTTCGCCCTGGCCCTGTTCGTGAGCCTCTACAACATCCTCATCGCCCTGATGAACCTCCTCGGCGGTCGGCGCCGCTAG
- a CDS encoding aminotransferase class I/II-fold pyridoxal phosphate-dependent enzyme, which translates to MIPPAWQQRLQQQAGRRRALGRDRAIRPAAGIDVCSNDYLGLRRDARLAEAAAAAARAFGTGTGAARLLRGSTALHEELEGALAQWKGTEACLLFNTGFQANATLIPALVGSGDAVFSDALNHASLVDGCRLTRAGGAHLGIYRHRDQEDLERQLTAWRTAASPGALALVATDAVFSMDGDAADLPALVELCERHGALLLIDEAHATGLLGSSGAGLAQQQGVHGRVPLVMGTLGKALGSFGAFICCGDLMRDHLVNTARGFIFSTALPPPSVGAALAAVRIAQAEPWRQEKALALADRLRSGLGQLPHPSAIVPVPLGPDAEAVRLAALLQARGFDVRAVRPPTVPEGSARLRLTTGAHLEAAQVDALLAALREALKD; encoded by the coding sequence GTGATCCCGCCCGCCTGGCAACAACGCCTTCAGCAGCAGGCCGGACGACGCCGGGCCCTGGGCCGGGACCGGGCCATCCGGCCCGCCGCGGGAATCGATGTCTGCTCCAACGATTACCTGGGCCTGCGGCGGGATGCCCGCCTGGCCGAAGCCGCGGCCGCGGCGGCCCGGGCCTTCGGCACCGGCACCGGGGCCGCGCGTCTCCTGCGGGGGAGCACGGCCTTGCATGAGGAGCTGGAGGGCGCCCTGGCCCAGTGGAAGGGCACGGAGGCCTGCCTGCTGTTCAACACCGGCTTCCAGGCCAACGCCACGCTCATCCCCGCCCTGGTGGGCAGCGGGGATGCCGTCTTCTCCGATGCCCTCAACCACGCTTCCCTGGTGGACGGCTGCCGGCTGACCCGGGCCGGGGGGGCCCACCTGGGCATCTACCGGCACCGGGACCAGGAGGACCTCGAGCGGCAGCTGACCGCCTGGCGGACCGCAGCCTCGCCGGGCGCCCTGGCCCTGGTGGCCACGGACGCCGTCTTCAGCATGGATGGCGACGCCGCGGACCTGCCGGCCCTCGTGGAGCTCTGCGAGCGCCACGGCGCCCTGCTCCTCATCGATGAGGCCCACGCCACGGGCCTGCTCGGAAGCAGCGGCGCGGGACTGGCACAACAGCAGGGCGTCCACGGCCGCGTCCCCCTGGTGATGGGCACCCTGGGCAAGGCCCTAGGCTCTTTCGGCGCGTTCATCTGCTGCGGGGACCTGATGCGCGACCACCTGGTGAACACCGCCCGGGGGTTCATCTTCTCCACGGCCCTGCCTCCGCCCTCGGTCGGGGCGGCCCTGGCCGCAGTGCGGATCGCCCAGGCCGAGCCCTGGCGCCAGGAGAAGGCCCTCGCCCTCGCGGATCGTCTGCGGTCGGGCCTGGGTCAGCTTCCTCACCCCTCGGCCATCGTTCCGGTACCCCTCGGGCCCGATGCCGAGGCCGTGCGCCTCGCCGCGCTCCTCCAGGCCCGCGGCTTCGATGTGCGCGCCGTGAGGCCCCCCACCGTGCCCGAGGGTTCGGCCCGGCTGAGGCTCACCACCGGCGCGCACCTGGAGGCGGCCCAGGTCGATGCCCTCCTGGCGGCCCTGCGGGAAGCCCTGAAGGATTGA
- a CDS encoding sensor histidine kinase, with product MSDALSRHAVLASLLLGAVGFLANLLRVEIFFNVDFIFGSAFVMFAILHAGLGPGVAAALVAGSATWVLWNHPWALVILAAEAVCVGWLVRRRSWDLLLADILFWTLLGAPLVWVFYHDLLHTSVQTTTLIILKQAVNGIINTILAYLIHVAWRAWTRPGTGIRPALRPAFFITMVAMVAFPALLFLVVYVRRGIHQEEQLLVRHSAELDQVARQALREWIEDKHQGVITLAALATRPDAPRARLQEATEIIRAATPAFRRVGVLDARADVIAYSPLNDGEGRPVLGRNFADRPYLPALRASLRPLVGDLVMGRIGPTQPMLPLLAPILRGGRYDGYCIGVTNLDHVRELLQTLAGQSGAQLTLLDRNQRVISSTRQELAVMSEFHPPIAETRPLGEGAWQWIPRLKPGTSRMQRWRSSLLVREGLLTPQFPWKVRVELPLVPMLDSLTRISLFGLGTLYLLILGTAALAQTLSRRFTDSISKLEAATRAFPLLLQADAGTPLALPPSGIEEMHRLNGHFQQMADALRSSFHELNALKDTLEERVATRTRELQEAVDTIKTLHGIIPICASCKKIRDDHGSWNQLETYISQHTDADFTHGICPDCSERLYPGLRPKSPEGRTGPP from the coding sequence ATGTCCGACGCCCTCTCGCGCCACGCGGTCCTGGCCTCGCTGCTGCTCGGGGCAGTGGGTTTTCTGGCCAACCTGCTGCGCGTCGAAATCTTCTTCAATGTCGATTTCATCTTCGGATCGGCCTTCGTGATGTTCGCGATCCTCCATGCCGGCCTCGGCCCCGGCGTGGCCGCCGCACTGGTGGCGGGCAGCGCCACCTGGGTGCTCTGGAACCATCCCTGGGCCCTGGTGATCCTCGCCGCCGAAGCCGTCTGCGTCGGCTGGCTGGTCCGGCGCCGGTCCTGGGATCTCCTGCTGGCGGACATCCTCTTCTGGACCCTCCTAGGCGCGCCGCTGGTCTGGGTGTTCTACCACGACCTGCTCCACACCTCGGTCCAGACGACGACCCTAATCATCCTGAAGCAGGCCGTCAACGGGATCATCAACACCATCCTGGCCTACCTCATCCATGTGGCCTGGCGCGCCTGGACGCGGCCTGGAACCGGGATCCGGCCGGCCCTCCGCCCGGCGTTCTTCATCACCATGGTGGCCATGGTCGCCTTCCCGGCGCTGCTGTTCCTCGTGGTCTATGTCCGGCGCGGAATCCACCAGGAGGAGCAGCTGCTGGTCCGCCACAGCGCCGAACTCGACCAGGTGGCCCGCCAGGCGCTGCGGGAGTGGATCGAAGACAAGCACCAGGGCGTGATCACCCTCGCGGCCCTGGCCACCCGGCCGGATGCACCCCGCGCGCGCCTGCAGGAGGCCACGGAGATCATCCGCGCGGCCACCCCGGCCTTCCGCCGGGTGGGCGTGCTCGATGCCAGGGCGGATGTGATCGCCTACAGCCCCTTGAACGATGGCGAGGGGCGCCCGGTGCTCGGAAGGAATTTCGCGGACCGCCCCTATCTCCCGGCCCTGCGGGCCTCGCTCCGTCCCCTGGTGGGCGACCTGGTCATGGGACGGATCGGCCCCACCCAGCCCATGCTGCCCCTCCTGGCGCCCATCCTCCGGGGGGGCCGCTACGACGGCTACTGCATCGGGGTCACCAACCTCGACCATGTCCGGGAGCTCTTGCAGACCCTCGCCGGCCAGAGCGGTGCCCAGCTCACCCTCCTGGACCGGAATCAGCGGGTCATCAGCAGCACCCGGCAGGAACTGGCGGTCATGTCCGAATTCCACCCGCCCATCGCGGAAACGAGGCCCCTGGGCGAAGGGGCCTGGCAATGGATCCCCAGGCTCAAGCCGGGGACCAGCCGCATGCAGCGCTGGAGGAGCTCCCTCCTCGTCCGGGAGGGGCTCCTCACGCCGCAGTTCCCCTGGAAGGTGCGGGTGGAGCTGCCTCTGGTGCCCATGCTCGATTCGCTCACGCGGATCAGCCTGTTCGGCCTCGGAACGCTTTATCTCCTGATTCTCGGCACCGCGGCCCTGGCCCAGACCCTCAGCCGGAGATTCACGGACTCCATCAGCAAGCTGGAAGCGGCCACCCGGGCCTTCCCCCTGCTCCTCCAGGCCGATGCCGGGACACCGCTCGCCCTCCCGCCCAGCGGCATCGAGGAGATGCACCGGCTCAACGGCCATTTCCAGCAGATGGCCGATGCCCTGCGGTCCTCCTTTCACGAATTGAACGCCCTCAAGGACACCCTGGAAGAGCGGGTGGCGACCCGGACCCGGGAACTCCAGGAGGCCGTCGATACCATCAAGACGCTCCACGGGATCATCCCCATCTGCGCCTCGTGCAAGAAGATCCGGGACGACCACGGCTCCTGGAACCAGCTTGAGACCTACATTTCCCAGCATACGGACGCCGACTTCACCCACGGCATCTGTCCGGACTGTTCAGAACGCCTCTACCCCGGGCTGCGGCCCAAAAGCCCGGAGGGTCGAACCGGGCCGCCCTAG
- a CDS encoding PAS domain S-box protein, producing MTEPRAPIAGRSRALLVLLAGVALSLAGFFLARDARRRQVEAEFQAAARDRAESVIQGFRHGLEDVLVLRSYFESSDQVTREDFDAFTSLTLSLHPYIQALQWLPEVSPRNRAALEAEARRKYPGFRFFDRDAAGQEAILPADARFHGVAFVSPYKGNEVTLGFAAEQLATRQQALERALRTGELSASGRIRLIQEQGDQSGLLVMASVRGPHGSSRGVVQGVFRAGDLVQKSLAILEPRGVELRLLDASAPPSESVLHAEPSPLPPEGAAKPSPLRLTREFKLAGRRWAVVVTPGPGHYPLAAGWRAWGVLAGGFAFSLLLAGYVRTLLAGQAQIRAQVEARTHELAEEVESHRKDARALRVSEARFRHLVEVMGEGMWVVDPDGITTFVNRRMAEMLGYPPAEMIGRPLTDFEFEEDIPTSRRNMAQRREGISAQHDFRFKRKDGSEVWTIVTGNPVLDDEGRVVSVLGMITDITERRRAEQAQLQSQKLESLGVLAGGIAHDFNNLLTAILGNINLAQMCIPRLSPAQLYLENLEKTVHRATSLTRQMLAYSGKGRFVVAPLDLNQAVEEMSHLLGVSISKKVSLRFQLQPGLPALMAEASQIQQVVMNLVTNASEAIGDAEGIVSIRTGLQVYSEVDLRRDFPGQDIAPGAFLTLEVADTGQGMTPEVQARIFEPFFTTKFTGRGLGLSAMQGIIRGHKGGIRVYSEPGKGTTFKVIFPAGTRAVDFEPEEVEVDAWRGSGTVLVVDDEDGVRTVAEALLRSMGFEVILAKDGMEGLERFRSAPGAIQAVLLDLTMPHMGGVETFRELRRIDPGCRVVLTSGYNEQEAIQDFLGKGLVAFVQKPFQSTSLAQAMKKALEG from the coding sequence GTGACCGAGCCCCGGGCTCCCATTGCAGGTCGATCGCGCGCGCTGTTGGTGCTGCTGGCTGGCGTGGCCCTGTCGCTGGCGGGGTTCTTCCTCGCCCGGGATGCCCGTCGTCGGCAGGTGGAAGCCGAATTCCAGGCCGCGGCCAGGGACCGGGCCGAGAGCGTGATCCAGGGATTCCGCCATGGGCTGGAGGATGTCCTCGTCCTCCGGAGCTACTTCGAATCCAGCGACCAGGTGACCCGGGAGGACTTCGACGCCTTCACCTCGCTCACCCTCTCCCTGCACCCCTACATCCAGGCGCTCCAGTGGCTGCCGGAAGTGAGCCCGCGGAACCGGGCCGCCCTCGAGGCGGAGGCCCGGCGCAAGTACCCCGGGTTCCGGTTCTTCGACCGGGACGCCGCGGGGCAGGAGGCCATCCTCCCGGCCGATGCCCGGTTCCATGGCGTCGCCTTCGTGAGCCCTTACAAGGGCAACGAGGTGACCCTGGGCTTTGCCGCGGAACAGCTGGCCACCCGGCAGCAGGCCCTGGAGCGGGCGCTGCGCACGGGGGAGCTCTCCGCCAGCGGGCGGATCCGGCTCATCCAGGAACAGGGCGATCAGTCGGGGCTCCTGGTGATGGCCTCGGTGCGCGGTCCCCACGGCTCCTCCCGCGGCGTGGTCCAGGGCGTCTTCCGGGCCGGGGATCTGGTGCAGAAGTCCCTGGCCATCCTGGAGCCCCGCGGCGTGGAGCTGCGGCTGCTGGATGCCAGCGCCCCGCCCTCCGAGTCCGTCCTGCACGCGGAGCCGTCCCCGCTGCCTCCTGAAGGGGCGGCGAAGCCCTCCCCGCTCCGGCTCACCCGCGAGTTCAAGCTGGCGGGCCGACGCTGGGCCGTGGTGGTGACGCCCGGTCCCGGCCACTACCCCCTCGCGGCCGGCTGGCGGGCCTGGGGCGTCCTCGCCGGAGGCTTCGCCTTCAGCCTCCTCCTGGCGGGCTATGTGCGGACGCTGCTGGCCGGCCAGGCGCAGATCCGCGCCCAGGTCGAGGCCCGCACCCATGAGTTGGCGGAAGAGGTGGAAAGCCACCGGAAGGATGCCCGGGCCCTGCGGGTGAGCGAGGCGCGGTTCCGGCACCTGGTGGAGGTGATGGGGGAAGGCATGTGGGTGGTGGATCCTGATGGGATCACCACCTTCGTCAACCGCCGCATGGCAGAGATGCTCGGGTACCCGCCGGCCGAGATGATCGGGCGGCCGCTGACCGATTTCGAGTTCGAGGAAGACATCCCCACTTCCCGGCGCAACATGGCCCAGCGCCGGGAGGGCATCAGCGCCCAGCACGACTTCCGGTTCAAGCGGAAGGACGGCTCGGAAGTCTGGACCATCGTCACCGGCAACCCCGTCCTGGACGACGAAGGCCGGGTGGTGAGCGTGCTCGGCATGATCACGGACATCACCGAGCGCCGCCGGGCGGAGCAGGCCCAGCTCCAGAGCCAGAAGCTCGAAAGCCTGGGCGTGCTGGCGGGAGGCATCGCCCACGACTTCAACAACCTGCTCACGGCCATCCTCGGGAACATCAACCTGGCGCAGATGTGCATCCCGCGCCTGTCGCCCGCCCAGCTCTACCTGGAGAACCTGGAGAAGACCGTCCACCGCGCGACGAGCCTCACGCGGCAGATGCTGGCCTATTCGGGCAAGGGCCGGTTCGTGGTGGCCCCGCTGGATCTGAACCAGGCCGTGGAGGAGATGTCGCACCTGCTGGGGGTTTCCATCTCCAAGAAGGTGAGCCTCCGCTTCCAGCTTCAGCCGGGCCTTCCGGCCCTCATGGCCGAGGCGTCCCAGATCCAGCAGGTGGTGATGAACCTGGTGACCAATGCCTCCGAGGCCATCGGCGATGCCGAAGGGATCGTCTCCATCCGGACGGGGCTCCAAGTCTACTCCGAAGTGGACCTGAGGCGGGACTTCCCCGGCCAGGACATAGCCCCGGGGGCTTTCCTCACGCTGGAGGTCGCCGATACCGGCCAGGGCATGACGCCCGAGGTGCAGGCGCGCATCTTCGAGCCCTTCTTCACCACGAAGTTCACGGGGCGCGGCCTCGGCCTGTCGGCCATGCAGGGCATCATCCGCGGGCACAAGGGCGGCATCCGGGTCTACAGCGAGCCCGGCAAGGGGACCACCTTCAAGGTGATCTTCCCGGCCGGCACCCGAGCCGTGGATTTCGAGCCGGAAGAAGTGGAAGTGGATGCCTGGCGCGGCTCGGGGACCGTTCTGGTCGTGGACGATGAGGACGGCGTGCGCACCGTCGCCGAGGCCCTGCTCCGTTCCATGGGCTTCGAAGTGATCCTGGCCAAGGATGGGATGGAGGGCCTGGAACGGTTCCGCAGCGCGCCCGGTGCCATCCAGGCGGTGCTCCTGGATCTCACGATGCCCCACATGGGAGGGGTCGAGACCTTTAGGGAACTGCGCCGCATCGATCCGGGCTGCCGGGTGGTGCTCACCAGCGGCTACAACGAGCAGGAGGCCATCCAGGATTTCCTGGGCAAAGGACTGGTGGCCTTCGTCCAGAAGCCCTTCCAGAGCACCAGCCTGGCGCAGGCCATGAAGAAGGCCCTGGAGGGCTGA